Part of the Chloroflexota bacterium genome is shown below.
CAAGGCCACTATTTCTATCTTCAACCCGGTCATCTATGGCGCGTTTGGAATCTACGAGTCGATCCAGCTCTGCCAGGGTGTTATCTTCATGTTGGAGGACCACCTGGACCGCCTGGCCGAGTCGGCTGCTGCCATCGATCTTCGTTTACCGGCCGATCTGGACGCGATCGGGCAATGGACCCGGAAAACCGTCGCAACCAACCGCTGCCGCGATGCCATGATCCGGCTGTTTGCACTGGGGCCAAGCGGGCAGCATGGGCCGGAGGTTTTTGTCTGGCCCGAGCCGGCGCGGTCCTTTCCTCCAGAGATGTTCGAAGAGGGTGTGGGCGCTGTAAGCTACCTGGGGGAACGGGCTTTTCCCAACGCCAAGTCATTGAATACATTGGTGAATCACATGGCCAAGCAGCGCGCCCTCAGTGCAGGGGAACACGAGGGCATTTTGATAGATCGCGACGGCAGCGCGACTGAGGGGTCATCCAGCAACCTGTTTATCGTGCAGAATGGAAAACTACACACACCACCGCCTGAGCATGTACTGGCCGGCGTGACCCAACAGGAGGTTCTCAAGCTTGCCGGTGACCTGGGGATTCCGGTGGAACGGCGTGCCCTCCCGCTGGCCGACCGGGCGTGTTGG
Proteins encoded:
- a CDS encoding aminotransferase class IV yields the protein MKSSKCLPYLVCRNGRMIAPSKATISIFNPVIYGAFGIYESIQLCQGVIFMLEDHLDRLAESAAAIDLRLPADLDAIGQWTRKTVATNRCRDAMIRLFALGPSGQHGPEVFVWPEPARSFPPEMFEEGVGAVSYLGERAFPNAKSLNTLVNHMAKQRALSAGEHEGILIDRDGSATEGSSSNLFIVQNGKLHTPPPEHVLAGVTQQEVLKLAGDLGIPVERRALPLADRACWQEAFLTSTSRHVLPLVRLDGEVIGTGRPGSITRQLREAFEVHFQVVIAQGR